One window from the genome of Procambarus clarkii isolate CNS0578487 chromosome 90, FALCON_Pclarkii_2.0, whole genome shotgun sequence encodes:
- the LOC123746475 gene encoding proteoglycan 4-like, producing MVPRNPRDYAPRTPRSPRDYAPRTPRSPRDYAPRTPRSPRDYALRTPRSPRDYAPRTPRSHKDYAPRTPRSPRDYAPRTPRSPRDYAPRTPRSPRDYVPRTPRSPRDYAPRTPRSPRDYV from the coding sequence ATGGTCCCTAGGAATCCTAGGGACTATGCCCCTAGAACTCCTAGGAGTCCTAGGGACTATGCCCCTAGAACTCCTAGGAGTCCTAGGGACTATGCCCCTAGAACTCCTAGGAGTCCTAGGGACTATGCCCTTAGAACTCCTAGGAGTCCTAGGGACTATGCCCCTAGAACTCCTAGGAGTCATAAGGACTATGCCCCTAGAACTCCTAGGAGTCCTAGGGACTATGCCCCTAGAACTCCTAGGAGTCCTAGGGACTATGCCCCTAGAACTCCTAGGAGTCCTAGGGACTATGTCCCTAGAACTCCTAGGAGTCCTAGGGACTATGCCCCTAGAACTCCTAGGAGTCCTAGGGATTATGTGTGA